In a genomic window of Deltaproteobacteria bacterium:
- the dnaG gene encoding DNA primase, with protein sequence MLIPHHKIEEILARADVLAIVGRHVSLKKSGRSFKGCCPFHGEKTPSFYVTPERRMWKCFGCGAGGDAIAFLMRQSGRGFVDVVRDLARELSVDLGGAEDPKAKERLALRSVNELAAAHYAANLADEKKGAIARKYLADRQVSEEMQKKFGMGYAIESWNDLGDRIVREGALEPALKAGLLVPRPKTAGHYDQFRGRLMIPIRSPEGRTIAFGGRQLEGEGGPKYLNSRESPLYVKGEVLFGLDLAREAIRRSGVAILVEGYFDVVGLHQAGVQNVVALSSTTLTDKQLDLLSRQGAKELVLLLDGDAAGAKAVHRLAGSILAHAVAAKVCVLPAGQDPDDFANQRGSAGVTELLQSAIPLTEHLLREALPEGSAAPWEAKVSALKELKPVLESMGPSLERKLFVGRLASYLGVSESDVLASVGRGKVANGTSHQPPATSHQQAKPAPKPEKPKPEAAVSAAEELLCALILADSGLAYAEGAEAVEEIRHHGVRGLVELASKGEDLAEHWAAIDANLAKRIQRKRGEILTRWPNEANRREAVSHAARQVRLERVEERLVELKHEFARAQEHDLSNEDTKLLLEEQQRLRELRTRLTAPLDPEDQATG encoded by the coding sequence ATGCTGATTCCGCACCACAAGATCGAAGAGATCCTGGCCCGGGCCGACGTCCTGGCCATCGTGGGGCGGCACGTCTCGCTCAAGAAGAGCGGCCGGTCGTTCAAGGGCTGCTGCCCCTTCCACGGCGAGAAGACGCCCAGCTTCTACGTCACGCCCGAGCGGCGCATGTGGAAGTGCTTCGGCTGCGGGGCCGGCGGCGATGCGATCGCGTTCCTGATGCGGCAGAGCGGCCGCGGCTTCGTCGACGTCGTCCGCGACCTGGCGCGCGAGCTCTCGGTGGATCTCGGCGGCGCCGAGGATCCGAAGGCGAAAGAGCGGCTGGCGCTGCGCTCGGTGAATGAGCTCGCGGCGGCGCACTACGCGGCCAACCTGGCCGACGAGAAGAAGGGCGCCATCGCTCGCAAGTACCTGGCTGACCGGCAGGTGAGCGAGGAGATGCAGAAGAAGTTCGGGATGGGCTACGCCATCGAGAGCTGGAACGATTTGGGCGACAGGATTGTTCGTGAGGGCGCCCTCGAGCCGGCCTTGAAGGCAGGCTTGCTGGTGCCCCGCCCCAAGACCGCGGGCCACTACGACCAGTTCCGCGGCCGACTCATGATCCCCATCCGCTCGCCCGAAGGCCGAACCATTGCCTTCGGCGGCCGTCAGCTCGAGGGCGAAGGCGGGCCCAAGTACCTCAACTCCCGCGAGAGCCCGCTCTACGTGAAGGGCGAGGTGCTCTTCGGCCTCGATCTCGCGCGCGAGGCCATCCGGCGCTCGGGCGTGGCCATCCTCGTCGAGGGCTACTTCGACGTGGTGGGGCTTCACCAGGCGGGCGTGCAGAACGTGGTCGCCCTCTCGTCCACCACCCTCACCGACAAGCAGCTCGATCTGCTCAGCCGCCAGGGCGCCAAGGAGCTGGTGCTCCTGCTCGACGGCGACGCTGCGGGCGCCAAGGCCGTCCACCGCCTGGCGGGCAGCATCCTGGCCCACGCGGTCGCTGCGAAGGTGTGCGTGCTGCCGGCCGGCCAGGACCCCGACGACTTCGCCAACCAGCGCGGCTCAGCCGGCGTGACCGAGCTGCTCCAGAGCGCCATCCCGCTCACCGAGCACCTGCTCCGCGAGGCGCTGCCGGAGGGTTCGGCTGCTCCGTGGGAGGCCAAGGTCTCGGCGCTCAAGGAGCTCAAGCCGGTGCTGGAGAGCATGGGTCCCAGCCTGGAGCGCAAGCTCTTCGTGGGTCGGCTCGCGAGCTACCTGGGCGTCTCCGAGAGCGACGTGCTCGCTTCCGTCGGCCGCGGCAAGGTCGCCAACGGCACCAGCCACCAGCCACCAGCCACCAGCCACCAGCAGGCGAAGCCCGCGCCGAAGCCGGAGAAGCCGAAGCCGGAGGCGGCGGTGAGCGCTGCGGAGGAGCTGCTCTGCGCGCTCATCCTCGCGGACTCAGGCCTCGCGTATGCCGAGGGCGCCGAGGCGGTGGAGGAAATTCGCCACCACGGCGTCCGGGGGTTGGTGGAGTTGGCGTCCAAGGGCGAGGACCTCGCCGAGCACTGGGCCGCCATCGACGCGAACCTGGCCAAGCGCATCCAGCGCAAGCGGGGCGAGATTTTGACGCGCTGGCCGAACGAGGCCAATCGTCGCGAGGCCGTGTCGCACGCGGCCCGGCAGGTGCGCCTCGAGCGGGTCGAGGAGCGTCTGGTGGAGCTGAAGCACGAGTTTGCCCGCGCCCAGGAGCACGACCTCAGCAACGAAGACACCAAGCTTTTGCTCGAGGAGCAGCAGCGCCTGCGCGAGCTTCGTACCCGCCTGACCGCCCCACTCGACCCAGAGGACCAGGCGACCGGCTGA
- a CDS encoding GatB/YqeY domain-containing protein: protein MASLKERLDEDLKTAAKAKDEVRLTLVRAVKSAIKYKEIELGSSLDDAGVIQVMGTLIKQRRDSADQFTQGNRPELAARENQEIAHLQAYLPQQLSAEELGALVDAAIAEAGAKSPKEMGAVMKLLKPRVAGRAEGKVVSEAVSARLSGK from the coding sequence ATGGCGAGCCTCAAAGAGCGCCTCGACGAAGACCTCAAGACGGCCGCCAAGGCCAAGGACGAGGTCCGCCTCACGCTCGTGCGCGCCGTGAAGAGCGCCATCAAGTACAAGGAAATCGAGCTCGGCAGCTCGCTCGACGACGCCGGCGTGATCCAGGTGATGGGCACGCTCATCAAGCAGCGCCGCGACTCCGCCGACCAGTTCACCCAGGGCAACCGCCCCGAGCTCGCCGCGCGCGAGAACCAGGAGATCGCGCACCTCCAGGCCTACCTGCCCCAGCAACTCTCGGCCGAGGAGCTGGGCGCGCTCGTCGACGCGGCCATCGCCGAGGCAGGCGCCAAGAGCCCCAAGGAAATGGGCGCCGTGATGAAGCTCCTCAAGCCCCGCGTGGCTGGCCGGGCCGAGGGCAAGGTGGTTTCCGAAGCTGTCTCCGCCCGATTGTCGGGCAAGTAG
- a CDS encoding 30S ribosomal protein S21: MPGIRVKEGESFENALKRFKKQCEKAGILSEIRKREHYEKPSVKRKKKALAAKKRALKKMRKGGGM; the protein is encoded by the coding sequence ATGCCCGGTATTCGCGTGAAGGAAGGCGAGTCCTTCGAGAACGCTCTCAAGCGCTTCAAGAAGCAGTGCGAGAAGGCGGGAATCCTGTCGGAGATCCGCAAGCGTGAGCACTACGAGAAGCCCAGCGTGAAGCGGAAGAAGAAGGCGCTGGCGGCGAAGAAGCGCGCCCTCAAGAAGATGCGCAAGGGCGGCGGGATGTAG